Proteins encoded in a region of the Marinococcus sp. PL1-022 genome:
- a CDS encoding DnaJ domain-containing protein, with translation MVKDTMSYYERLNLAPNASEAEIKQAYFTLIREYSNETHPKEFQLLTEAFKTLKDNNKRREYDEQGSNNSNDSKRLEDAWRSLKQGDFNKAISITNQILKESPGNREALQCKAYAFLHKGDGIEANIISEKLLRETPNNIDCLILGVDVKESIKEHKEAINLVRKLIELTGDIDWCLKESRLLNEIGRSEQALQSLRTNALRFESIEKAMMYKEILLLAFNLGDPEAKAEAVEKLKTVPEGSVERLQVAYWMIALYEENNLRKNHPLYINIYEIVSYLNQDQEQDIEKWLEENDVENNNYQKKSNSSHSNENKRAGATEEAFFIKKETVKMLLISFGIFILFSIFGLGWLGFIAGAVYFFVGNGKQVLKYAAIAAGVIIFFQWLMYFP, from the coding sequence ATGGTTAAAGATACAATGAGTTATTACGAGAGGTTGAATCTGGCACCAAATGCTTCTGAAGCAGAAATAAAGCAAGCTTATTTTACTTTAATCCGTGAGTACTCTAATGAAACGCACCCAAAAGAGTTTCAATTGCTCACAGAGGCTTTTAAAACACTTAAGGATAATAATAAACGCAGGGAATATGACGAACAAGGGAGTAATAATTCAAATGATAGTAAGAGATTGGAGGACGCTTGGAGAAGTCTTAAACAGGGCGATTTCAATAAAGCTATTTCGATTACCAACCAGATTTTAAAAGAGTCTCCGGGAAATAGAGAAGCTTTACAGTGTAAGGCTTATGCTTTCCTTCATAAGGGGGATGGCATAGAAGCAAATATTATTTCCGAAAAACTATTACGCGAAACGCCAAATAATATTGACTGTTTAATATTGGGTGTTGATGTTAAAGAAAGTATAAAAGAACATAAAGAAGCGATAAATCTTGTGCGGAAATTAATTGAACTTACGGGTGATATTGACTGGTGCTTGAAAGAATCTCGACTTTTAAATGAAATTGGACGATCGGAACAGGCTCTTCAATCATTGCGAACTAATGCGTTAAGATTTGAATCAATAGAGAAAGCGATGATGTATAAAGAAATTTTATTATTAGCTTTTAACCTTGGTGATCCGGAAGCAAAAGCGGAAGCTGTTGAAAAACTGAAAACAGTGCCGGAAGGGTCTGTTGAACGTCTTCAGGTAGCTTATTGGATGATAGCTCTCTATGAAGAAAATAATTTGCGTAAGAACCATCCTTTGTACATTAATATATACGAGATTGTTTCTTATTTGAATCAGGATCAGGAACAGGACATTGAAAAGTGGTTAGAAGAGAATGATGTAGAAAATAATAACTATCAAAAAAAGAGCAATAGCTCACACAGCAATGAAAACAAACGTGCTGGAGCTACAGAAGAAGCTTTCTTTATAAAAAAAGAAACGGTAAAGATGCTTTTAATATCGTTTGGGATTTTTATATTATTTTCGATATTTGGTTTAGGATGGCTGGGTTTCATTGCCGGTGCGGTATATTTTTTTGTTGGAAACGGAAAGCAAGTATTGAAGTACGCAGCTATTGCAGCAGGAGTTATAATATTTTTCCAGTGGTTGATGTACTTTCCGTAA
- a CDS encoding Hsp70 family protein: MAIIGIDLGTTNSAVSVLKNGHPEIIPNKEGGRVTPSIVQMNFNGEIIVGQEAKDSYPSLTSQTVLEVKRLMGSEEKVSMGEESYRAEEISAHILTYLKKSAEEMLAEEVTEAVVTVPAYFSDAQRKATQKAGELAGFKVDRLINEPTAAAMAFGFENVDKNQHLLVYDLGGGTFDVSIVEMFNGVLQVKSSAGNNELGGMDFDKKIVDWITETFEKEKGFNVYVDADESEQLRREALLKEAAEKAKKTLSAQTVAKIQIPFLGIHENAPISIDLELSRAEFEKLIDPLVKLSMKEVEKALTDAGLDVSDVSEILLVGGSTRIPCVQETVENKFNRTPLKTVNPDEAVALGAAIQGGIKEGTVDKAKGLVVIDVCPYTLGVEVSKYVNDTIVHGYFDEIIPRNETIPVTETKPYYTMEDNQTEVKINIYQGENPYVKDNILLADDMILKGVPEAPAGEETINVTFEYDINGILQVEAVINSTGKKIQQAIQSQKGVMSDVEVSQSQIKIADEWDHSDLFSRAKSTIYKAEKRAEQLEGDQKQKMEKKIEMLHAALKEGKTEKVRQRQGEVTDLLIEYV, from the coding sequence ATGGCTATTATCGGAATTGATTTAGGAACAACAAATTCAGCAGTATCAGTTTTAAAGAATGGTCACCCAGAAATAATTCCAAATAAAGAAGGAGGCAGGGTGACTCCTTCTATTGTACAAATGAATTTCAACGGAGAAATTATTGTAGGGCAGGAAGCAAAGGATTCATACCCAAGTTTAACAAGTCAAACAGTACTTGAAGTGAAACGGTTGATGGGCTCAGAAGAAAAGGTCTCCATGGGAGAAGAATCATATAGAGCAGAAGAAATTTCTGCCCATATTTTAACGTATTTAAAGAAAAGTGCAGAAGAAATGCTTGCAGAAGAAGTAACGGAAGCTGTAGTTACAGTGCCGGCATATTTTAGTGACGCTCAAAGAAAAGCTACTCAAAAAGCTGGGGAACTGGCTGGTTTTAAAGTGGATCGTCTTATCAACGAGCCTACAGCAGCTGCAATGGCTTTTGGATTTGAGAATGTTGATAAAAATCAGCACTTGCTAGTTTATGATCTGGGCGGCGGCACCTTTGACGTCTCAATAGTAGAAATGTTCAATGGTGTTCTTCAAGTAAAATCAAGTGCTGGTAATAATGAGTTAGGCGGCATGGATTTTGATAAAAAAATTGTTGATTGGATAACTGAAACATTTGAGAAGGAGAAAGGCTTCAATGTTTACGTCGATGCTGACGAAAGCGAACAATTAAGACGGGAAGCACTTCTTAAAGAAGCAGCAGAGAAGGCAAAGAAAACTTTATCTGCACAAACTGTAGCTAAAATTCAAATTCCATTTTTGGGTATTCATGAAAATGCTCCCATTAGTATTGATTTAGAGCTTAGCCGTGCTGAATTTGAAAAGTTAATTGATCCATTAGTAAAGCTTTCGATGAAAGAAGTAGAAAAAGCTTTAACTGACGCTGGACTTGATGTTTCCGATGTAAGTGAGATTCTCTTAGTCGGCGGCTCCACCAGAATCCCATGCGTTCAAGAAACAGTAGAAAATAAATTTAATAGAACACCTTTGAAAACAGTAAACCCGGACGAAGCTGTAGCATTGGGAGCCGCTATTCAAGGCGGAATTAAAGAGGGGACTGTTGATAAAGCAAAAGGGTTGGTAGTCATTGATGTCTGCCCTTACACCCTTGGCGTAGAAGTTAGCAAATATGTAAATGATACGATAGTTCACGGGTACTTTGATGAAATTATTCCAAGAAACGAAACAATTCCAGTAACTGAAACGAAGCCGTACTACACTATGGAAGACAACCAAACAGAAGTGAAAATTAATATTTATCAAGGAGAAAATCCGTACGTGAAGGATAATATTCTACTGGCTGATGATATGATCCTCAAAGGAGTGCCTGAAGCTCCTGCAGGTGAAGAAACTATTAATGTTACTTTTGAATACGATATCAATGGTATATTGCAGGTTGAAGCCGTAATTAACAGTACCGGTAAAAAAATTCAACAGGCCATTCAATCGCAAAAAGGCGTAATGAGTGACGTGGAAGTATCTCAATCTCAGATTAAAATTGCCGATGAATGGGATCATTCAGATTTGTTTTCCAGAGCGAAAAGCACTATTTATAAAGCAGAAAAACGTGCCGAACAATTAGAGGGAGACCAAAAACAAAAAATGGAAAAGAAAATTGAGATGCTCCATGCTGCCTTGAAAGAAGGAAAAACTGAAAAAGTTCGTCAGCGTCAGGGGGAGGTTACTGATTTATTAATTGAGTACGTGTAA
- a CDS encoding cation diffusion facilitator family transporter, which yields MSHEGHSHDHGTTNQTALKWSFILITVFMVVEVIGGLWTNSLALLSDAGHMLSDSAALGLSFAAIWYGSRSATSSKTYGYRRFEVLAAFINGLALMVIAVYITYEGIQRLMDPPSVVSTGMLIVATIGLIVNIVVARILHSGDNHENLNVRSAFLHVLGDLLGSVGAIIAAILIMLFGWSLADPIASMIVALLVFISGLRVLRDSVHVLMEGTPEGIDTKQIKEQLLAVDHVKDIHDLHVWSITSDFPALSCHLVVKEGTSQQEALKNANELLHREHGIHHTTIQIDMENRDICEDTICN from the coding sequence ATGTCGCATGAAGGGCACAGCCATGATCACGGAACAACAAACCAAACGGCCCTGAAGTGGTCATTTATTTTAATTACTGTTTTTATGGTCGTCGAAGTGATCGGGGGCCTGTGGACGAACAGTCTGGCACTGCTTTCTGACGCGGGGCATATGCTGAGTGATTCAGCGGCGCTCGGCCTCAGCTTTGCAGCCATATGGTACGGCAGCCGCAGTGCGACCTCGTCGAAAACTTATGGCTACCGCCGATTTGAAGTGCTGGCTGCATTTATTAACGGTCTCGCGCTGATGGTGATTGCCGTTTATATTACGTACGAGGGCATTCAGCGTTTAATGGATCCGCCGTCTGTGGTGAGCACGGGAATGCTCATCGTGGCCACCATCGGTCTGATCGTCAATATTGTGGTGGCCCGCATTCTTCACAGCGGAGACAATCATGAAAATTTAAACGTCCGGAGCGCGTTTTTGCACGTGCTTGGAGATCTGCTCGGCTCCGTCGGTGCCATTATAGCGGCGATTTTAATCATGCTGTTTGGCTGGAGCCTCGCTGACCCGATCGCAAGCATGATTGTTGCGTTGCTTGTCTTCATCAGTGGTCTGCGTGTGCTGCGGGACTCGGTGCACGTACTCATGGAAGGGACGCCGGAGGGAATCGATACGAAGCAGATAAAAGAACAGCTGCTGGCCGTCGATCATGTGAAGGATATCCACGATCTGCACGTCTGGTCGATCACGTCAGACTTCCCGGCTCTCAGCTGCCATCTGGTCGTTAAAGAAGGAACGAGCCAGCAGGAGGCGCTGAAAAATGCCAACGAGCTGCTGCACAGGGAGCACGGCATTCATCACACGACGATCCAGATCGACATGGAAAACCGCGACATCTGTGAGGATACGATCTGTAACTAA
- a CDS encoding alpha/beta hydrolase yields the protein MHKLVKQAGLGACGLIAAAAAYAFFSPRPAAWYVKQAFKGGLETEAPDFAEAAEQTVQYQDIDYESQYRNGRLDVILTTKKEEKTPVVFWMHGGAYVAGDKQDASKYATYLAASGYNVININYALAPAAAYPAPLIQLDEAYRYIKRHADDYGIDLTNIFFAGDSAGAQIVSQYAAIQLNEGYSPWVPVRRHIDPIYIKGVLLFCGPYDLRQIAGAPLGWFNRFLFKRIGWSYIGTYNWEDAPALTEISMLQRPPEKFAPTFITDGNKNSFDTQGRRLAALLSRRVPVRDIFYDKDETPVEHEYQFKMDQPAARQTFRSLTAFIDTYSRT from the coding sequence ATGCACAAACTAGTCAAACAGGCAGGCCTTGGCGCCTGCGGGCTGATCGCTGCAGCCGCTGCCTATGCATTCTTTTCACCGCGGCCGGCCGCCTGGTACGTAAAGCAGGCCTTTAAGGGCGGGCTTGAAACTGAAGCCCCCGACTTTGCCGAAGCAGCCGAACAAACGGTCCAGTACCAGGATATTGACTACGAATCCCAATACCGTAACGGTCGGCTGGATGTCATTTTAACGACGAAAAAAGAAGAAAAAACGCCGGTCGTTTTTTGGATGCACGGCGGCGCTTACGTCGCAGGCGACAAGCAGGATGCTTCCAAATACGCCACCTATCTGGCTGCCTCCGGCTACAATGTGATCAATATTAATTACGCACTCGCCCCGGCCGCTGCCTATCCGGCGCCATTAATCCAGCTGGATGAAGCGTACCGCTATATTAAACGGCACGCTGATGACTACGGCATCGACCTGACCAATATTTTTTTCGCCGGCGACTCTGCGGGCGCACAGATCGTTTCCCAGTATGCGGCCATCCAGCTGAACGAGGGGTACTCCCCCTGGGTGCCGGTAAGACGGCATATTGATCCAATTTATATCAAAGGAGTGCTGCTCTTCTGCGGTCCATATGACCTGCGTCAGATCGCCGGCGCACCGCTCGGCTGGTTCAACCGCTTCCTGTTCAAGCGTATCGGCTGGTCGTACATTGGTACGTACAACTGGGAGGACGCTCCAGCACTGACGGAAATATCGATGCTGCAGCGCCCGCCGGAAAAATTCGCGCCGACCTTTATTACAGATGGCAATAAAAACTCCTTCGATACCCAGGGACGCCGGCTCGCCGCACTGTTAAGCCGCCGCGTACCCGTCCGGGACATTTTTTACGATAAGGATGAAACACCGGTCGAACACGAATATCAATTTAAAATGGATCAGCCTGCCGCCCGGCAGACGTTCCGTTCCCTGACTGCTTTTATTGATACGTACAGTCGTACGTAA
- a CDS encoding Xaa-Pro peptidase family protein yields the protein MKTAVKAWTRALAAREEDAAVITNPVDIYYASGFYSDPHERLLLLVLFQEGEPVLVCPEMERALVEKSGWHGSIVTYTDSEDPWKIVKKALHTQMPNPVRIALQKNHLSVARFERLQQIYPGVHYTDFEHVVVQSRQVKSPEELKQIQHAVDITERALETVAEGLWEGVTEREVVHQLEEVMKKQGADGAAFDTIVLFGEKSAYPHGVPSEARLQKGDLILVDLGARYGRFCADMTRTWVFGGADEVTQERLELVSEAKAAAIKACYHGGRIGDVDKAARDVLTEAGFGDHFITRVGHGLGMDVHEAPSIHGGNDELLEAGMVLTIEPGIYIEGWGGIRLEDDVVVSEHGGEIMNRLGTLLNM from the coding sequence ATGAAAACGGCAGTTAAAGCATGGACCCGGGCGTTAGCAGCACGGGAGGAGGACGCAGCCGTAATCACGAATCCAGTTGATATTTACTATGCGAGCGGCTTTTATTCGGATCCGCATGAACGGCTGTTGCTGCTTGTCCTTTTTCAGGAGGGAGAGCCAGTGCTCGTCTGTCCGGAAATGGAAAGGGCGCTGGTGGAGAAAAGCGGGTGGCACGGAAGCATTGTTACCTACACGGATAGCGAGGACCCGTGGAAAATTGTGAAAAAAGCACTTCATACACAGATGCCGAATCCTGTCCGGATTGCATTACAAAAAAATCATTTGTCCGTGGCCAGGTTCGAAAGGCTGCAGCAGATTTATCCGGGCGTCCACTACACAGACTTTGAGCACGTGGTGGTGCAGAGCCGCCAGGTGAAATCGCCGGAGGAGCTGAAGCAGATTCAGCACGCAGTGGATATTACTGAACGGGCGCTTGAAACCGTTGCGGAAGGACTTTGGGAAGGAGTGACCGAACGGGAGGTCGTTCATCAGCTTGAAGAGGTGATGAAAAAGCAGGGAGCAGACGGGGCAGCGTTTGATACGATCGTCCTGTTCGGAGAAAAAAGCGCCTATCCGCACGGTGTTCCTTCAGAAGCCCGGCTGCAAAAAGGGGACCTGATTCTGGTGGATCTCGGTGCGCGGTACGGACGATTCTGCGCCGACATGACACGAACGTGGGTGTTCGGCGGAGCTGATGAAGTGACGCAGGAACGCCTGGAGCTCGTGTCGGAAGCGAAAGCAGCGGCGATAAAGGCATGCTATCACGGCGGAAGAATTGGGGACGTGGACAAAGCCGCCCGGGACGTGCTGACAGAAGCCGGCTTCGGCGATCATTTTATCACCCGTGTCGGTCACGGCCTCGGTATGGATGTGCACGAGGCACCGTCGATTCACGGCGGCAACGACGAACTGCTTGAAGCGGGGATGGTGCTTACCATTGAGCCGGGCATTTATATTGAAGGCTGGGGCGGCATCCGTCTGGAGGACGATGTGGTTGTCAGCGAACACGGCGGGGAAATCATGAACCGCCTCGGGACGCTGTTAAACATGTAG
- a CDS encoding KTSC domain-containing protein → MDMYRIHSSHLALAGYDPFSELLRIEFTDGSVYDYRGVPEHIFPGLMASDSAGEYHYQRIRDVYPYTKAD, encoded by the coding sequence ATGGATATGTACCGCATTCATTCGAGCCATTTGGCCCTGGCTGGCTACGACCCCTTCAGTGAACTGCTTCGCATTGAATTTACCGATGGCAGCGTCTATGACTACCGCGGCGTACCCGAGCATATTTTCCCCGGCCTGATGGCCTCAGATTCCGCAGGTGAATACCACTACCAGCGCATACGTGATGTTTATCCGTACACGAAAGCTGATTAA
- a CDS encoding peptidoglycan-binding protein, translating into MFSVRQSMKWAGGFALGTGLMAAAPAVSDAADLLNKGDRGDDVSEAQSVLEDEGYYDYAVDGIYGPITDSAVRSFQRDQGLVVDGIIGPNTRAALDDVDGGEAVKAASTSESSGSESSSSSEASTSSDADSSGDTMTMEATAYTAECAGCSGITATGVNLNNDRDANVIAVDPDVIPLGSTVKVEGMGTYEAADTGGAINDDRIDIHVPTKSDAFAFGRQDVEVTVVD; encoded by the coding sequence ATGTTTTCTGTACGTCAATCGATGAAGTGGGCCGGTGGTTTCGCACTCGGAACAGGACTTATGGCAGCAGCACCGGCCGTGTCGGACGCAGCAGACCTATTAAACAAAGGAGACCGCGGGGACGACGTGTCCGAAGCACAGTCTGTTCTCGAGGATGAAGGCTATTACGACTACGCCGTAGACGGCATCTACGGACCGATCACGGACAGCGCCGTACGCAGCTTCCAGCGTGATCAGGGACTCGTAGTGGACGGCATTATCGGACCGAACACCCGTGCAGCGCTCGATGACGTGGACGGCGGCGAAGCAGTGAAGGCAGCCTCCACATCCGAATCATCTGGAAGCGAAAGCAGCAGCTCTTCAGAAGCATCCACCAGCAGTGACGCAGACAGCAGCGGCGACACCATGACGATGGAAGCTACTGCTTATACAGCTGAATGTGCAGGCTGCAGCGGCATCACGGCAACAGGCGTTAACCTGAACAACGACCGTGACGCGAACGTCATCGCCGTAGACCCGGACGTGATTCCGCTTGGCTCCACCGTGAAGGTCGAAGGCATGGGCACGTATGAAGCAGCAGACACAGGCGGAGCGATCAATGACGACCGCATCGACATCCACGTGCCGACGAAATCCGACGCATTCGCGTTTGGCCGTCAGGACGTAGAAGTAACAGTAGTCGACTAA